A part of Paenibacillus sp. 481 genomic DNA contains:
- a CDS encoding PadR family transcriptional regulator translates to MKEIVQFKKGVLGLCALVLIYQRDRYGFELAQQISKHIEVAEGAIYPVLRRLVADGHCTTYLQESTEGPPRKYYKLTLAGELYMRELEMEWKIFVGGVTRLLRDIEEVNNGD, encoded by the coding sequence ATGAAAGAAATTGTTCAGTTTAAAAAGGGAGTGCTTGGCCTATGCGCACTCGTGCTTATTTATCAGCGCGATCGTTACGGTTTCGAGCTTGCCCAGCAAATATCGAAGCATATTGAAGTGGCGGAAGGTGCTATTTATCCGGTTCTACGGCGTCTGGTTGCGGACGGTCATTGCACGACGTATTTGCAAGAATCAACAGAAGGGCCGCCTCGTAAATATTACAAGCTAACGCTGGCAGGAGAGCTGTACATGCGTGAGCTTGAAATGGAGTGGAAGATATTTGTAGGGGGCGTAACGCGTTTACTTAGAGACATAGAAGAGGTGAATAACGGTGACTAA
- a CDS encoding vWA domain-containing protein — translation MSKIDLRKKIVAYTLEKKKMTHLSARVGIVLDVTGSMRSLYKDGTVQEVVERILAVASKFDDNAALDVWVYDHEFSRLPTVTERDFISYVTTQILNNSNIHKYGRNDEPRVMEDVIKKYTIEEESSLPVFIIFINDGGVVKPTKKVIVDSAILPIFWQFVGIGDSDFEVLKQLDMMEGRIVDNANFIHLKDISAVSDEVLYDQLLNEFPKWIKDATEKRIIR, via the coding sequence TTGTCCAAAATAGATTTGCGTAAGAAAATTGTGGCGTACACATTGGAAAAGAAGAAGATGACCCATCTATCGGCTAGGGTAGGTATCGTGCTTGATGTTACAGGATCTATGCGGAGCTTATATAAAGATGGGACGGTTCAAGAAGTTGTTGAGCGTATATTGGCCGTGGCCAGCAAATTTGATGACAATGCTGCTTTGGATGTGTGGGTCTATGATCATGAATTTAGCCGATTACCCACTGTGACGGAGCGAGATTTCATTTCCTATGTAACTACTCAAATTTTGAATAATTCGAATATCCATAAGTATGGCCGCAATGATGAGCCTCGGGTTATGGAGGATGTCATTAAGAAATATACCATCGAAGAAGAATCAAGCCTACCTGTATTCATTATCTTTATCAATGATGGAGGCGTAGTGAAGCCGACTAAAAAAGTGATCGTAGACTCCGCGATTCTTCCGATATTTTGGCAGTTCGTGGGGATTGGAGATTCTGATTTCGAAGTACTAAAGCAGTTGGATATGATGGAAGGTCGGATTGTCGATAATGCAAATTTCATTCATTTGAAAGATATTTCAGCGGTATCCGATGAAGTGCTGTATGACCAGCTCCTGAATGAATTTCCGAAGTGGATCAAAGATGCGACAGAGAAAAGGATTATCCGGTGA
- a CDS encoding PPC domain-containing protein: protein MKKFLLSILGASLIMGATMGTAFAASEREPNDTADRADRLDFGANSGHVGGQDNDDYWFFELTSRTRVEFHLKDLSDDADLYLLDINETGIDKSINTGKRKEKVSGTLAPGKYYVHVTKGTSSANANYTLEGVKLN, encoded by the coding sequence ATGAAAAAGTTTTTGTTGAGCATTTTAGGAGCAAGCTTAATTATGGGCGCAACAATGGGGACTGCTTTTGCTGCAAGTGAGCGTGAGCCTAATGACACTGCTGACAGAGCAGATAGACTTGATTTTGGAGCTAATAGTGGCCATGTCGGCGGTCAAGATAATGATGATTACTGGTTCTTTGAGCTTACTTCACGAACTCGTGTTGAATTTCATTTAAAAGACTTGAGTGATGATGCTGATCTTTATTTACTCGATATAAATGAGACAGGTATTGATAAATCAATTAATACAGGAAAAAGAAAAGAAAAAGTTTCAGGAACATTGGCTCCTGGGAAATATTATGTTCATGTCACCAAAGGAACTAGTAGTGCGAATGCTAATTATACTTTAGAGGGTGTAAAGTTAAACTAA
- the eno gene encoding phosphopyruvate hydratase encodes MTMIMDVYAREVLDSRGNPTVEVEVKLESGGFGRAIVPSGASTGAHEAVELRDGDKGRYLGKGVENAVKNVNDIIAPELIGLDALDQVAIDRLMIELDGTANKGKLGANAILAVSMAVARAAAHALDMPLYTYLGGFNAKQLPVPMMNIINGGEHADNNIDVQEFMVLPVGAPSFKEALRMGTEIFHSLKSVLQGKGLNTAVGDEGGFAPNLGSNEEALQVIIEAIEKAGYKPGEDVFLGMDVASTEFYKDGKYTLAGEGKSYTSAEYVDLLASWVDKYPIITIEDGMSEDDWDGWKLLTDKLNGKVQLVGDDLFVTNTERLGQGIEQGIGNSILIKVNQIGTLTETFEAIEMAKRAGYTAVISHRSGESEDNTIADIAVATNAGQIKTGAPSRTDRVAKYNQLLRIEDELGSVARYDGLKSFYNLKK; translated from the coding sequence ATGACAATGATTATGGACGTATACGCACGCGAAGTCCTCGACTCCCGCGGTAACCCTACAGTAGAAGTTGAAGTAAAATTGGAATCTGGCGGCTTTGGCCGTGCAATCGTTCCATCTGGCGCATCCACAGGAGCTCACGAAGCAGTTGAGCTTCGCGACGGTGACAAAGGTCGTTACTTGGGTAAAGGCGTTGAGAACGCAGTTAAGAACGTAAACGACATCATCGCTCCTGAGCTTATCGGCTTGGACGCACTTGATCAAGTTGCAATCGACCGTTTGATGATCGAACTTGATGGTACAGCGAACAAAGGTAAATTGGGCGCTAACGCTATCTTGGCTGTATCTATGGCAGTAGCTCGTGCAGCTGCACACGCTCTTGATATGCCATTGTACACTTACCTTGGTGGATTCAACGCTAAGCAATTGCCAGTACCAATGATGAACATCATCAACGGTGGTGAGCACGCTGACAACAACATCGACGTACAAGAGTTCATGGTATTGCCAGTAGGTGCTCCTAGCTTCAAAGAAGCACTTCGTATGGGTACAGAAATCTTCCACAGCTTGAAGTCTGTATTGCAAGGCAAAGGCTTGAACACAGCTGTAGGTGACGAGGGTGGATTCGCTCCTAACTTGGGTTCCAACGAAGAAGCGCTTCAAGTTATCATCGAAGCAATCGAAAAAGCTGGCTACAAGCCAGGTGAAGATGTATTCTTGGGTATGGACGTTGCTTCTACAGAATTCTACAAAGACGGTAAATACACACTTGCAGGCGAAGGTAAATCTTACACTTCTGCTGAGTATGTTGACCTTCTTGCTTCTTGGGTTGATAAATACCCAATCATCACAATCGAAGACGGTATGTCTGAAGATGACTGGGATGGTTGGAAATTGCTTACTGACAAGTTGAACGGCAAAGTACAACTCGTTGGTGACGACTTGTTCGTAACGAACACTGAGCGTCTTGGCCAAGGTATCGAGCAAGGCATCGGTAACTCCATCTTGATCAAAGTTAACCAAATCGGTACGCTTACTGAAACATTCGAAGCGATCGAAATGGCTAAACGTGCTGGTTACACAGCTGTTATCTCCCACCGTTCCGGTGAGTCCGAAGATAACACAATCGCTGATATCGCGGTTGCAACAAACGCTGGACAAATCAAGACAGGTGCTCCTTCCCGTACAGACCGCGTTGCGAAGTACAACCAATTGCTTCGCATCGAAGACGAGTTGGGCAGCGTAGCTCGCTACGACGGCTTGAAGTCTTTCTACAACTTGAAAAAATAA
- a CDS encoding DJ-1/PfpI family protein, with product MKTKKTLFIIPPERFNEVELFYPQSILEGAGIKVTIGSTVAGDVIGDFNGKATAEVAISDVKIDEYDAVAVIGGSGTIDHLWDNEPLLQLLKQAHEQHILVSGICAGSVSVVKTGLLNGRAGTCYPVDVMINELKSSHVEYVVQHVVKHNDIITSDGPDGAKDFGHSLVEALA from the coding sequence ATGAAAACTAAAAAAACACTGTTTATTATACCACCAGAGCGATTCAACGAAGTCGAGCTGTTCTATCCTCAATCTATCCTTGAAGGCGCTGGAATTAAAGTGACAATTGGCAGCACGGTAGCTGGTGACGTCATCGGCGATTTCAACGGTAAGGCAACAGCAGAAGTAGCCATCTCCGACGTAAAGATTGACGAGTATGATGCTGTAGCTGTTATCGGTGGATCGGGTACGATTGACCACCTGTGGGACAATGAGCCGTTGTTGCAACTGTTGAAGCAAGCACACGAGCAACACATTCTCGTATCCGGCATTTGCGCAGGTTCTGTTTCTGTTGTAAAAACGGGGCTGTTAAACGGGCGAGCTGGCACTTGCTATCCGGTTGATGTGATGATCAATGAGTTGAAGTCCAGCCATGTTGAGTATGTCGTGCAGCACGTCGTTAAGCACAACGACATCATCACAAGCGACGGCCCAGACGGGGCGAAAGACTTCGGGCACAGCCTTGTTGAGGCGTTAGCGTAG
- the pdxK gene encoding pyridoxine/pyridoxal/pyridoxamine kinase has translation MKEMNRVLTVAGSDSSGGAGIQADLKTFQERGVYGMTALTTIVSMDPEQAWAHKVFPQAVSTVEEQLKTIMSIGVQAMKTGMLGSVDIIELVARTIEQHGLTNVVIDPVMVCKGVDEPLHPETNEALRDVLVPKATIVTPNLFEAAQLAGTAPIRTLDEMKVAAERIQALGAKYVLVKGGAKLGLPTSIDVLYDGSTFEIFESDRIDTTYTHGAGCTYSAAITAELAKGHSVIESVRTAKAFITEAIRYSFPISAYAGPLRHNAERILRHGEES, from the coding sequence ATGAAAGAGATGAACAGAGTATTAACCGTTGCAGGTTCGGATTCTAGTGGTGGAGCAGGTATTCAAGCTGATCTAAAAACGTTCCAAGAGCGCGGCGTATATGGGATGACGGCGTTAACAACAATCGTCTCGATGGACCCAGAGCAAGCTTGGGCGCACAAAGTATTTCCGCAAGCTGTCTCCACGGTAGAGGAGCAGTTGAAAACGATTATGTCGATCGGTGTACAAGCGATGAAGACGGGTATGCTTGGTTCGGTAGACATTATCGAGCTCGTTGCACGCACGATTGAGCAGCACGGGTTGACAAACGTTGTCATCGACCCTGTGATGGTGTGCAAAGGCGTGGACGAGCCATTGCACCCGGAGACGAACGAAGCGCTGCGCGACGTTCTTGTGCCGAAGGCGACAATTGTGACGCCAAACTTGTTTGAGGCGGCACAGCTTGCAGGTACAGCGCCAATTCGTACGCTGGACGAGATGAAGGTGGCAGCAGAGCGCATTCAGGCGCTTGGTGCGAAGTACGTGTTGGTGAAGGGCGGTGCCAAGCTTGGCTTGCCGACTTCAATCGATGTGCTGTACGATGGCAGCACGTTTGAAATATTCGAGTCGGATCGCATTGACACGACTTACACGCACGGCGCGGGCTGCACATATTCTGCAGCGATTACGGCAGAATTGGCGAAAGGCCACTCTGTGATCGAAAGTGTGCGCACAGCTAAAGCGTTCATCACGGAAGCGATTCGCTACTCGTTCCCGATTAGTGCTTATGCAGGTCCACTGCGCCATAATGCGGAACGGATTCTTCGTCATGGTGAAGAAAGCTAA
- the smpB gene encoding SsrA-binding protein SmpB, with product MAKKAESKVLAQNKKASHDYFIEDTYEAGMVLTGTEIKSLRMGKANIGDAFATIRNGEMFVHNLHISPFEQGNRHNPIDPTRARKLLLHKVQINKLIGLSKQEGYTVVPLKIYVRNGYAKLLIGLAKGKKNYDKRATEAKRDAQREIQRALREKQKY from the coding sequence ATGGCCAAAAAAGCAGAGAGCAAAGTGCTGGCTCAGAACAAAAAAGCGTCACACGATTATTTTATCGAAGACACTTATGAAGCGGGCATGGTACTAACGGGTACGGAAATCAAGTCGTTACGCATGGGCAAAGCAAATATCGGAGATGCGTTTGCTACGATTCGCAACGGTGAGATGTTCGTACATAACTTGCATATTAGCCCATTTGAACAGGGTAATCGTCATAATCCGATTGACCCGACGCGGGCGCGTAAATTGCTATTGCATAAGGTGCAAATTAACAAGTTGATTGGGTTGTCGAAGCAGGAAGGCTACACGGTTGTGCCATTGAAAATTTATGTGCGTAACGGGTATGCGAAACTGTTGATCGGCTTGGCAAAAGGTAAGAAAAATTACGACAAGCGTGCTACGGAAGCGAAGCGCGACGCGCAACGCGAAATTCAGCGGGCATTGCGTGAGAAGCAGAAGTATTAA
- a CDS encoding DUF1700 domain-containing protein → MTKQQYMRTLRLHLHGMPEREREELLAEYDAHFEFGRHSGKSDAEIAFELGDPADLAREALGDSYYEPQPVMHSGQPMGHDPMMFNPPIHDPRLMDNRPNQASSVSNMAGLAAVSFISLVVVPFLFVGWILTSVFALVVFIFTITPVLVGIKALVDISEDAVNLFEISTSFILFGISMFILPWPKRAFKGYTKLNILYFRWCGRLIGGGKTHEHY, encoded by the coding sequence GTGACTAAGCAGCAATATATGAGAACGTTGCGTTTACATCTTCACGGGATGCCTGAACGTGAACGAGAGGAATTGTTAGCAGAGTATGATGCGCACTTTGAATTTGGACGGCATAGTGGCAAGTCCGATGCGGAGATCGCCTTTGAGCTTGGAGATCCAGCAGATTTGGCGCGTGAAGCGCTGGGGGACAGTTATTATGAGCCTCAGCCTGTGATGCATAGCGGGCAGCCGATGGGGCATGATCCGATGATGTTCAACCCGCCCATTCATGATCCCCGCCTTATGGACAACCGACCTAATCAAGCAAGTAGTGTTAGCAATATGGCGGGACTGGCGGCAGTGTCATTTATTAGCTTAGTAGTTGTACCTTTTCTTTTCGTAGGATGGATTCTTACATCTGTATTCGCACTTGTCGTTTTTATTTTTACGATTACTCCTGTATTGGTAGGTATAAAGGCGTTAGTTGACATCTCTGAAGATGCAGTTAATCTTTTCGAGATAAGTACATCGTTTATTTTGTTCGGTATAAGTATGTTTATACTGCCATGGCCTAAACGCGCTTTTAAAGGATATACAAAGCTAAATATACTTTATTTTAGATGGTGTGGACGACTTATTGGAGGGGGAAAAACACATGAACATTACTAA
- the rnr gene encoding ribonuclease R, with protein MITEQQLLNFMQETAYKPMTYQELEQHFQIQNAADFKEFLKLLIQLEDSGKIIRTRAERYGVPERMNLVRGRLQAHAKGFAFLIPEETGHPDVYVHANDLKTAMHGDIVLVRIANKGIDGMRMEGEVVRIVKRAIEQVVGVFQNYETYGFVVPDDKRINRDVFIPQEAFNGAVSGQKVVVRIVNYPEGRTAAQGEVAEILGHKDDPGVDILSIIRKHKLPEAFPDGVMAEAEAVPDSITEEEIISQRRRDLRGMNIVTIDGEDAKDLDDAVYVERLPNGNYKLGVHIADVGYYVREGSELDSEAYARGCSVYLVDRVIPMLPHRLSNGICSLHPHVDRLTLSCEMEFDEKAKLVRHDVFSSVIRSVERMTYTNVRKIVEDEDPEVSARYEYLVDSFKLMKELAMKLRGKRIRRGAIDFDFQESKVIVAEDGTPVDIIKRDRSVAEQIIEEFMLAANETVAEHFHWLRVPFLYRIHEEPDSERLFNFMSFAANFGYVVRGKGNSVHPRALQSLLEEIQGTREQTVISTMMLRSMRQAKYDAESTGHFGLAAEFYSHFTSPIRRYPDLVIHRVIREVTESGGALNDKRLEQLQARMPDIAQQSSERERVAVDAERDTVALKKAEFMLDKVGEEFDAIISSVTSFGMFVELDNTVEGLIRLSELSDDYYHFHEQHMVLIGERTSNIFRIGDEVRIRVARVNMEEHTVDFELLESKSRYGSREAAEFGFELRKRRGRGDDRGGSGARGAGGRGSRDGGRDGRGGQGAARSGGRDARGGQGAGRSGGRDARGGGQGAGRSDGRDARGGGQGAGRSGGRDARGGGQGAGRNEGRDARGGGQGAGRSEGRDARGGGQGAGRNEGRDARGRVDQGGRFGDRNSRGGRADERGRHGDQTGREAGFGDTERDNVHVGLGGSHLHEEPINQTPAVEQDGEWLNAAEYRRQQGRSGRQGQAGRQTRGRDRNSASVDPYKRQGSSGTRERGQGGIRFGQENKADNNRNQSGENNGWVDRLISDAEKDADKARNFDFGSGRGGYGRSGSHDGPFSGGGRNGGYSSRSGTSGGKKGRRSTSNSGIFIGDQAAQARDHAKQEADGGNKKAKSNRGTAKFIRKKR; from the coding sequence ATGATAACAGAACAGCAATTGCTGAATTTTATGCAAGAAACGGCTTATAAACCGATGACGTACCAAGAGTTGGAGCAACATTTTCAAATACAAAATGCTGCAGATTTTAAGGAATTTTTAAAATTGCTTATTCAACTTGAGGACAGTGGAAAAATCATTCGAACGCGTGCAGAGCGGTACGGTGTACCGGAGCGCATGAATTTGGTGCGTGGGCGTTTACAGGCGCATGCGAAGGGATTTGCTTTTCTTATTCCTGAAGAGACAGGTCATCCAGACGTGTATGTGCATGCCAATGATTTGAAGACGGCTATGCACGGCGATATCGTACTTGTACGTATCGCGAACAAAGGGATAGACGGAATGCGCATGGAGGGTGAAGTTGTCCGTATTGTGAAGCGGGCGATTGAACAGGTTGTCGGCGTATTTCAAAATTATGAGACATATGGCTTTGTTGTGCCTGATGATAAACGGATTAACCGCGATGTGTTCATTCCGCAGGAAGCCTTTAATGGGGCTGTGTCTGGACAAAAAGTTGTCGTACGAATCGTCAATTATCCTGAGGGGCGCACAGCCGCACAGGGCGAGGTCGCAGAGATTCTCGGCCATAAGGATGATCCAGGCGTAGACATCTTGTCGATTATTCGCAAGCATAAGCTGCCGGAAGCATTCCCGGATGGAGTGATGGCGGAAGCGGAAGCGGTTCCAGATTCGATTACGGAGGAAGAAATTATTAGCCAACGTCGTCGTGACTTGCGTGGAATGAACATTGTGACGATTGACGGCGAAGATGCGAAGGACTTGGATGACGCGGTATATGTCGAAAGACTGCCGAATGGCAACTACAAGCTAGGCGTCCATATCGCTGACGTTGGATATTACGTACGTGAAGGATCGGAACTTGACAGTGAAGCTTATGCGCGCGGTTGTAGTGTGTATTTAGTTGACCGTGTTATTCCGATGCTGCCGCATCGTTTGTCGAACGGTATTTGCTCCTTGCATCCACATGTGGATCGTCTGACACTGTCGTGTGAGATGGAGTTCGACGAAAAGGCGAAGCTTGTACGTCACGATGTGTTCTCGAGTGTGATTCGATCAGTGGAGCGCATGACGTATACGAATGTGCGTAAAATTGTCGAGGATGAGGATCCTGAGGTATCGGCGCGTTATGAGTATTTGGTAGACAGCTTTAAGTTGATGAAAGAGCTGGCGATGAAGCTGCGTGGCAAGCGGATACGACGCGGAGCGATTGATTTTGATTTCCAAGAATCGAAAGTAATCGTTGCTGAGGACGGGACGCCTGTCGACATTATTAAGCGTGATCGTTCAGTCGCAGAGCAAATAATTGAAGAGTTCATGTTGGCCGCAAATGAGACGGTTGCGGAGCATTTCCATTGGCTGCGTGTACCTTTCCTTTACCGGATACATGAAGAACCGGACAGCGAGAGATTGTTCAACTTTATGTCGTTTGCAGCTAACTTTGGTTATGTTGTACGTGGAAAAGGTAATTCGGTACATCCTCGTGCGCTGCAATCGTTGCTTGAAGAAATTCAAGGTACGCGTGAGCAGACGGTTATTAGCACGATGATGCTTCGTTCGATGAGACAGGCGAAATATGATGCGGAAAGCACAGGCCATTTCGGCTTGGCGGCCGAGTTCTATTCTCACTTTACTTCACCGATTCGTCGTTATCCGGATTTGGTTATCCACCGCGTGATCCGTGAAGTGACGGAGAGTGGTGGGGCCTTGAACGATAAGCGTTTGGAGCAGTTGCAAGCGCGTATGCCGGATATTGCGCAGCAATCGTCGGAACGTGAACGCGTTGCGGTGGATGCAGAGCGTGATACGGTCGCATTGAAAAAAGCGGAGTTCATGCTGGACAAGGTGGGCGAAGAGTTCGATGCCATCATCAGCAGTGTGACAAGCTTCGGGATGTTCGTGGAGTTGGATAATACGGTCGAGGGGCTTATTCGCTTGAGTGAGCTATCGGATGATTATTACCATTTCCATGAGCAGCATATGGTGCTGATTGGGGAGCGTACGTCGAACATTTTCCGTATTGGTGATGAGGTACGTATTCGTGTAGCACGTGTGAATATGGAAGAGCATACGGTTGATTTCGAGTTGCTTGAATCGAAGTCACGTTATGGCAGTCGTGAGGCGGCTGAGTTCGGCTTTGAGCTGCGTAAGCGTCGTGGACGTGGCGATGACCGCGGTGGTTCTGGTGCTCGTGGCGCTGGTGGACGCGGATCACGAGATGGCGGGCGCGATGGACGCGGTGGTCAAGGTGCTGCGCGTAGCGGTGGCCGTGATGCACGTGGCGGTCAGGGTGCTGGGCGTAGCGGTGGCCGTGATGCACGTGGAGGCGGTCAGGGTGCTGGACGTAGCGATGGCCGTGATGCACGTGGAGGCGGTCAAGGTGCTGGACGTAGCGGTGGCCGCGATGCACGTGGAGGCGGTCAAGGTGCTGGACGTAACGAGGGCCGCGACGCACGCGGTGGCGGTCAAGGCGCCGGACGTAGCGAGGGCCGTGACGCACGTGGAGGCGGTCAAGGCGCTGGACGTAACGAAGGCCGTGACGCACGTGGGCGTGTAGACCAAGGTGGTCGCTTTGGGGATCGTAATAGTCGTGGCGGTCGCGCAGATGAGCGCGGCAGACATGGTGACCAAACGGGTCGTGAAGCGGGCTTCGGAGATACAGAGCGCGATAATGTACATGTTGGTTTAGGCGGTTCGCATCTGCATGAAGAACCAATTAATCAGACTCCAGCTGTCGAGCAAGATGGCGAATGGTTGAATGCGGCAGAATATCGCCGCCAACAAGGCCGTTCAGGCCGTCAAGGTCAAGCTGGAAGACAAACACGTGGACGGGACAGAAACTCTGCATCCGTAGATCCGTACAAAAGACAAGGTTCATCTGGGACGCGTGAACGCGGACAGGGCGGTATTCGATTCGGGCAAGAAAATAAGGCCGACAACAACCGTAACCAATCGGGTGAAAATAACGGCTGGGTTGATCGTCTGATTTCCGACGCAGAGAAGGATGCAGACAAGGCCCGTAATTTTGACTTTGGCTCAGGGCGTGGTGGCTACGGTCGTTCTGGAAGTCATGATGGTCCATTTAGTGGCGGTGGCCGAAATGGTGGTTACAGCAGCCGCAGTGGCACTAGCGGTGGCAAAAAAGGACGCCGTAGTACATCCAATAGCGGCATATTTATCGGTGATCAAGCGGCGCAGGCACGTGATCATGCGAAGCAAGAAGCGGACGGCGGGAATAAGAAAGCAAAGTCCAACCGCGGCACGGCTAAATTTATACGTAAAAAGCGATAA
- a CDS encoding DUF4097 family beta strand repeat-containing protein translates to MNITKFRYVIGTLSIIFGIIGISIVAIVRGSVVEFQDWGNDSVVSSDYSDHKYVTGNMVDGVVSGVANEVANEVAKEVAKEVANGVVSGVTSSVANEAFAHGNKFEHQWALPSSGLEKLKIESTAGDIHIRFVKGSKNQIKIKGDGPPEILNSIKHIQLDGAFLNLDLDKKKHKNKWESFFGSPIDFEESTFEITVELSDDSHLQKLSASLSLGSLSIRGGKVGELEVENEFGGIDIKDMSADYARVKASAGEIKINDVVAPLDVESEMGVIRLIDTVMPVKASAEIGSIHIEQSKEHSIDVTTEMGEITIEVPSSFAGIFDLQNDLGEVSAPQMKGQTKTIIKARSDMGSITVTEK, encoded by the coding sequence ATGAACATTACTAAGTTTCGATATGTAATTGGAACATTAAGCATTATTTTTGGAATAATCGGTATCAGTATTGTTGCAATCGTTCGTGGCAGCGTTGTTGAATTTCAAGATTGGGGTAATGATTCCGTAGTTAGTAGTGACTACAGTGATCACAAGTATGTGACAGGGAATATGGTCGACGGAGTTGTAAGTGGTGTGGCAAATGAAGTGGCAAATGAAGTAGCAAAAGAAGTAGCAAAAGAAGTGGCGAATGGTGTTGTAAGTGGCGTGACAAGTAGTGTGGCAAATGAAGCATTTGCACATGGTAATAAGTTTGAACATCAATGGGCGCTTCCTTCTTCCGGATTAGAGAAGTTAAAAATAGAGTCCACCGCTGGAGATATACATATTCGTTTTGTAAAGGGTTCGAAAAATCAAATTAAAATTAAAGGCGACGGGCCGCCTGAAATACTGAATTCGATTAAACACATACAGCTTGATGGCGCGTTCCTAAATCTTGATTTGGATAAGAAAAAACACAAAAATAAATGGGAATCTTTTTTCGGTTCTCCTATTGATTTCGAGGAAAGCACTTTTGAAATAACAGTTGAGCTGTCAGATGATTCACATCTTCAAAAGCTCAGTGCATCACTTTCGTTAGGTAGTTTATCGATTCGGGGCGGTAAAGTAGGAGAACTTGAAGTTGAAAACGAATTTGGCGGAATTGATATTAAAGATATGAGCGCAGATTATGCTCGAGTTAAAGCTTCAGCAGGTGAGATCAAAATAAATGATGTGGTTGCACCGCTAGATGTAGAATCCGAAATGGGAGTCATACGATTAATTGATACCGTGATGCCGGTCAAAGCATCAGCAGAAATCGGCTCTATTCATATTGAGCAGAGTAAAGAACATAGCATCGATGTTACAACGGAAATGGGTGAAATAACAATTGAGGTTCCTTCCTCATTTGCGGGAATTTTTGACTTGCAGAACGATTTAGGCGAGGTAAGTGCGCCCCAGATGAAAGGCCAGACGAAGACCATTATTAAAGCCCGTTCCGATATGGGTAGTATTACTGTTACCGAAAAATAG
- the secG gene encoding preprotein translocase subunit SecG, with translation MELFLKILLVIFSIGLISVVLLQKGKSAGLSGAISGGAEHLFGKQKARGLDLFLQRLTVGLAAGFFILSLVVAYFLKQT, from the coding sequence ATGGAACTTTTCTTGAAAATATTGCTCGTAATTTTTTCGATCGGCTTGATTAGCGTGGTACTTCTGCAAAAAGGAAAAAGTGCCGGCCTCTCAGGCGCCATCTCCGGCGGAGCGGAACATCTTTTCGGCAAGCAGAAGGCGCGCGGTTTGGATCTGTTCTTGCAACGCTTGACGGTTGGTTTGGCAGCTGGATTTTTCATCTTGTCGCTAGTCGTGGCGTACTTCTTAAAACAAACATAA
- a CDS encoding winged helix-turn-helix transcriptional regulator, translated as MSDTLRKEIREKIRNGDFNCEKELTLSILSGKWKVVILWHLGVEGTHRFSELQKLFPKISHKMLTNQLRELIEDGIVHREVYPEIPPKVEYSMTELGMTILPIVELMYDWGKKQMVEIKNNLQEEDKS; from the coding sequence ATGTCAGACACATTACGTAAAGAAATTAGAGAAAAGATTCGTAACGGCGATTTCAATTGTGAAAAAGAGCTGACCTTGTCCATCCTAAGCGGAAAGTGGAAAGTCGTTATTTTGTGGCACTTAGGGGTGGAAGGGACTCATCGCTTTAGCGAGCTGCAAAAATTATTTCCTAAAATATCGCATAAAATGCTGACGAATCAGCTGCGTGAACTTATTGAGGATGGGATTGTACATCGTGAAGTTTACCCTGAAATTCCGCCAAAAGTGGAATATTCGATGACGGAGCTAGGGATGACCATTTTGCCGATTGTGGAGTTAATGTATGACTGGGGTAAGAAGCAGATGGTAGAAATAAAAAACAATTTGCAGGAAGAGGATAAAAGTTAA